One genomic region from Alosa alosa isolate M-15738 ecotype Scorff River chromosome 12, AALO_Geno_1.1, whole genome shotgun sequence encodes:
- the LOC125304383 gene encoding homeobox protein Nkx-6.3-like: protein MDHPVPASFLSGGHRDVLSQGNYQRQHLCPPPPVSASCLYKARVQDDGHWSVGSGILTHVGTAFLWPGSCPALPGLGSPSAFGTRADTSASSLQGVSRPCGAGLRQGDFRTQGRNTHDTVGLRTEAQQKEGPDRKPHQRKHSRPTFSGYQIFVLEKAFEKNKYLSSVEKQRLALSLHMTDSQVKVWFQNRRTKWRKAFGSEPGKARVKPVQDGSPMDADYYKPLDPNSDDDRVQRLLQRHVRSLRSPLVQRSALQMAATDLTVHTDLSHSQVDLMLSGKDAMKEDSQYS, encoded by the exons ATGGATCACCCTGTTCCTGCATCGTTCCTCTCGGGAGGCCACAGAGACGTCCTCTCCCAGGGGAACTACCAGCGCCAGCACCTGTGCCCTCCTCCACCAGTGTCTGCCAGCTGCCTCTACAAGGCCCGAGTGCAGGATGACGGGCACTGGTCCGTGGGCAGTGGCATCCTCACCCATGTCGGCACTGCGTTTCTATGGCCAGGCTCCTGTCCAGCACTGCCTGGACTCGGTTCCCCGTCAGCGTTCGGTACCCGCGCTGACACAAGCGCCTCAAGTCTCCAGGGAGTCTCACGACCCTGTGGCGCTGGCCTCAGGCAGGGGGACTTTAGGACCCAGGGGAGGAATACGCATGACACTGTGGGGCTGAGGACAGAAGCACAGCAGAAAGAAG GGCCAGACAGGAAACCCCACCAGAGGAAGCACAGCAGACCTACCTTCAGTGGCTACCAGATATTCGTCCTGGAGAAGGCGTTCGAAAAGAACAAGTACCTGTCCTCCGTGGAGAAACAGCGGCTGGCACTCTCTCTCCACATGACGGACTCTCAGGTGAAG GTGTGGTTCCAGAACCGCCGGACTAAGTGGAGAAAGGCGTTCGGGTCAGAACCGGGGAAAGCACGGGTCAAACCCGTTCAGGACGGATCTCCAATGGATGCGGACTACTACAAGCCACTGGACCCCAACAGCGACGACGACCGGGTTCAAAGGTTACTGCAGCGTCATGTAAGGAGTCTCAGGTCTCCATTGGTCCAACGGTCAGCTCTGCAAATGGCCGCCACTGACCTGACTGTGCACACAGATCTCTCACACAGCCAAGTCGACCTGATGCTATCTGGAAAGGATGCCATGAAAGAAGACTCGCAATACTCCTGA